A single region of the Triticum dicoccoides isolate Atlit2015 ecotype Zavitan chromosome 2B, WEW_v2.0, whole genome shotgun sequence genome encodes:
- the LOC119363314 gene encoding elongator complex protein 1-like, translated as MKNLKLVTRIVQELQLHLDGETLVVSAIDAERHRAFFVSSANFLYSVNLLASTQQPLQWSKTTLDSDVEEVLLEPGDFIVAMDYLMEKESLLLGSADGCLLLYNVEERTTEVVGRLEGGVKTIASSPDGALLSVTTGLGQLLVMTHDWEVLFETSIDPQSASACEINSSDGQIQSCVSWRGDGKHFATLGGFDGNPKRLTIWERESGKVHSSSDTKNFMGQSLDWMPSGAKVVTAHDRRTEGKCPLIVFYEKNGLERSHFSIEEPTEVVIQALKWNCNSELLAALVSCGQYDVIKIWSCSNNHWYLKQELRYTKKEGVKFSWDPTKPLHLICWTLGGEVIAHRFAWTTAVSETSVALVIDGPRILITPLHLGLMPPPMSLFYLAFPCTVNEVCFVSKNSKNHLTAYLSNGSLCVVELPAADKWEEFEGNGITVDPCHCDFSLNNSMHLTWIDTRTLIGICRCSDYCSSTPMKSSEAGNLEEKHDSLFSVNEIKLVCSEDCLPGSVSSSGWQARVSKRMPLEGPVIGVSRNPAKGGSAFIQLSGGKIVEYCSELRMTAPIQSGELCPDYDFPTSCPSMTAVPCHENGVVRTLLLGLDDSSKLHLGKRLLSNNCSSFTFYSSSYGATEQVVTHLLVTTKQDLLFIVDINEIFLKNGQVTIDSHVNNHPRAKPSKEHITVWEKGAKLIGVLHGDEAAVIIQTTRGNLECMYPRKLVLVAIVQALVQRRFKDAMDMVRRHRIDFNMLVDYCGWKAFIKSAADFVKEVNNLSHITEFVCSIKNENVSCKLYEAYISFPEQCSSSMDSENLHGVLSENKVTSVLMAIRKALEEQIEESSSRELCILTTLARSEPPLLEEALNRIKVIRELELHGVDDGRRKLYPSAEESLKHLLWLTEPEAVFNAALGLYDLNLAAIVALNSQKDPKEFLPFLKGLECLPPAIMRYTIDLKLARYESALRNIVSAGNEYHADCMELLNSNPQLFPLGLQLFSDPDKRHQILEAWGDHLFEEKCFGEAAVTYQCCSSYQKSLKAYHACGDWRGVFTVTGLLKFTKEEILQLAQELCDEFQALGKPGDAAKIALEYCSDVDRGVGCYIMAREWEEALRVAYMHSRQDLVDTVKDAALECAALLISEYQEGLLKVGKYLARYVAVRQRRLSLAAKLQSEDRFMDVEDDNISEVSSSFSEMSAYTTRSTKESSASVISSSASKSRGSRRQKKAGKIRAGSPGEEMALVEHLKGMSLATGAQKELRSLLVVLTQLGKEDIARQVQLAGDNFEVSQMAAVKLAEDTMSTDKMDENAHTLEHYTKMLRAHQPVAGETSWRINALSPP; from the exons ATGAAGAATCTGAAGCTTGTGACCAGGATCGTGCAGGAGCTCCAGCTCCATCTCGACGGCGAGACCCTTGTCGTATCCGCCATCGACGCCGAGCGCCACCGTGCCTTCTTCGTCTCCTCCGCCAACTTCCTCTATTCCGTTAATCTCCTCGCCTCCACCCAG CAACCTCTGCAATGGAGTAAAACCACTCTAGATTCAGATGTGGAGGAGGTTCTTCTTGAGCCTGGAGATTTCATAGTTGCCATGGATTATCTAATGGAGAAGGAGTCTCTACTCCTTGGTTCAGCGGACGGGTGTCTCTTATTGTATAATGTGGAGGAAAGAACAACCGAAGTTGTAGGAAGATTGGAGGGTGGTGTCAAGACCATTGCATCTAGTCCTGATGGTGCCCTTCTCTCTGTAACAACCGGATTGGGGCAACTGCTCGTCATGACACATGATTGGGAAGTGCTGTTTGAGACTTCTATTGACCCTCAA AGTGCTTCTGCATGCGAGATCAATAGTTCTGATGGTCAGATCCAAAGTTGTGTCTCTTGGAGGGGCGATGGAAAACATTTTGCTACCCTTGGGGGCTTTGATGGTAACCCCAAAAGGCTTACTATTTGGGAACGTGAATCTGGAAAGGTTCATTCTTCTTCAGACACGAAGAATTTCATGGGACAATCACTAGACTGGATGCCGAGCGGAGCAAAGGTTGTCACTGCCCATGACAGGAGAACAGAGGGAAAGTGCCCTCTCATTGTCTTCTATGAGAAGAATGGCTTAGAAAGAAGCCACTTTTCTATTGAAGAACCAACAGAGGTTGTCATCCAAGCATTAAAATGGAACTGCAACTCTGAACTCCTAGCTGCCCTAGTTTCTTGTGGCCAGTATGATGTTATTAAAATATGGTCCTGCAGCAACAATCACTGGTATTTGAAACAAGAACTGCGCTACACAAAGAAAGAGGGGGTGAAGTTCTCTTGGGACCCGACAAAACCGCTGCATCTCATTTGTTGGACACTGGGAGGTGAGGTCATTGCGCACAGGTTTGCATGGACTACTGCTGTCAGTGAAACTTCAGTTGCATTAGTTATTGATGGCCCTCGTATCCTTATAACTCCGCTCCATTTGGGCCTCATGCCACCCCCTATGTCTCTGTTCTATCTTGCATTTCCTTGTACCGTGAATGAGGTTTGTTTTGTATCCAAGAACTCAAAGAACCATTTGACTGCTTATCTTTCAAATGGCAGCTTATGTGTTGTGGAACTTCCGGCAGCAGATAAATGGGAAGAGTTTGAAGGCAATGGGATAACTGTTGACCCTTGCCATTGTGACTTCAGTTTGAATAACTCTATGCACCTCACATGGATAGATACACGTACCTTAATTGGTATCTGTCGCTGCAGTGATTACTGTTCTTCAACACCTATGAAGTCCAGTGAAGCTGGTAACTTAGAAGAAAAACATGATTCGCTGTTCTCTGTCAATGAGATTAAACTTGTATGTTCTGAAGACTGTTTGCCAGGTTCAGTGAGTTCATCTGGTTGGCAAGCTAGAGTATCAAAGAGAATGCCTCTGGAGGGTCCTGTTATTGGAGTCTCCCGAAACCCAGCAAAAGGAGGTTCAGCCTTTATCCAGTTAAGTGGAGGAAAGATTGTTGAATACTGTTCAGAGTTGAGAATGACTGCACCTATACAAAGCGGTGAACTTTGTCCTGATTATGATTTTCCAACATCATGTCCTTCAATGACTGCCGTTCCATGCCATGAAAATGGTGTGGTTCGAACCCTTCTGCTTGGACTTGATGACAGCAGTAAGCTGCACCTGGGCAAAAGGTTATTGAGCAACAACTGCAGCAGCTTCACATTCTATTCCAGTTCTTATGGAGCTACTGAGCAGGTTGTGACCCACTTGCTTGTGACTACTAAGCAGGATCTTTTGTTCATTGTGGACATCAATGAGATTTTCCTAAAAAACGGCCAAGTGACAATTGATAGCCATGTTAACAACCATCCTCGAGCAAAGCCAAGCAAAGAGCATATCACTGTTTGGGAAAAAGGAGCAAAATTGATTGGTGTTCTCCATGGTGATGAAGCGGCTGTCATAATTCAAACAACCCGTGGTAACTTAGAGTGTATGTACCCTAGAAAGCTGGTCCTTGTTGCAATTGTTCAGGCACTGGTCCAGAGGCGTTTCAAAGATGCAATGGACATGGTAAGACGCCATCGAATAGATTTCAATATGTTGGTTGATTATTGTGGATGGAAAGCTTTTATCAAGTCAGCAGCAGATTTTGTTAAAGAAGTCAATAACCTTAGCCACATCACTGAATTTGTTTGCTCAATTAAGAATGAGAATGTCAGCTGCAAATTGTATGAGGCGTACATATCATTCCCTGAGCAGTGCTCGAGCTCAATGGATAGTGAAAATCTGCATGGCGTCTTGTCAGAGAACAAAGTAACATCTGTACTGATGGCAATCAGAAAAGCCCTTGAGGAACAAATAGAAGAAAGCTCATCAAGAGAACTGTGCATACTGACCACTTTGGCACGTAGCGAACCTCCATTGTTGGAAGAAGCATTGAATAGAATTAAAGTCATTCGAGAACTGGAACTTCATGGGGTTGATGATGGCCGACGGAAGCTTTACCCATCTGCTGAAGAGTCTTTGAAGCACTTGCTTTGGTTAACAGAACCAGAAGCTGTTTTTAATGCTGCTTTGGGACTGTATGATCTGAATCTTGCTGCTATAGTTGCTTTAAATTCCCAAAAAGATCCAAAGGAGTTCCTTCCTTTTCTtaagggtcttgaatgcctacctCCTGCTATTATGAGGTACACAATAGATTTGAAACTTGCAAGATATGAGAGTGCTCTCAGAAACATTGTGTCTGCTGGTAATGAGTATCATGCGGACTGCATGGAACTCCTTAATTCTAACCCTCAGCTGTTTCCACTGGGCCTCCAGTTATTTAGTGACCCAGATAAAAGACATCAAATTCTTGAGGCATGGGGTGACCATCTTTTTGAAGAGAAATGCTTTGGAGAAGCTGCAGTAACTTATCAATGCTGCTCATCATATCAGAAATCTTTGAAAGCTTATCATGCCTGTGGGGACTGGAGAGGTGTGTTCACTGTTACAGGCCTTCTGAAGTTCACAAAGGAAGAAATTCTTCAACTAGCACAGGAGCTATGTGATGAGTTCCAAGCACTCGGGAAGCCAGGAGATGCCGCCAAGATCGCACTGGAGTATTGTTCAGATGTTGATAGAGGTGTAGGCTGCTACATCATGGCAAGAGAATGGGAAGAGGCTCTTAGAGTGGCTTATATGCACAGCAGGCAGGATCTTGTTGATACTGTTAAAGATGCAGCTCTGGAGTGCGCTGCATTGCTGATATCTGAGTATCAGGAAGGATTGCTGAAGGTGGGTAAATATCTAGCACGCTACGTGGCTGTGCGGCAGAGGAGATTATCTCTCGCGGCTAAACTACAGTCAGAGGACCGATTTATGGATGTCGAAGACGACAACATTTCAGAAGTCAGCTCTAGCTTCAGCGAAATGAGTGCATACACGACGAG GTCAACAAAGGAATCGAGCGCTTCTGTCATATCTAGCAGCGCCAGCAAGTCACGAGGGTCAAGGCGTCAAAAGAAAGCTGGCAAGATACGAGCTGGAAG TCCTGGGGAGGAGATGGCACTTGTGGAGCATCTCAAGGGGATGTCTCTGGCCACTGGTGCGCAAAAAGAGCTTAGAAGCCTGCTTGTGGTTCTAACACAGCTGGGAAAAGAAGATATCGCCCGTCAGGTGCAGCTGGCTGGAGATAATTTTGAGGTATCGCAGATGGCCGCAGTGAAGCTGGCGGAGGATACAATGTCTACCGACAAGATGGACGAGAATGCGCATACCCTTGAGCATTACACGAAAATGCTGAGAGCACATCAGCCTGTCGCTGGTGAAACCTCCTGGCGAATCAATGCTCTGTCGCCGCCTTGA